One segment of Marinobacter sediminum DNA contains the following:
- a CDS encoding heparinase II/III family protein, which yields MLGPTHFRFLGEEGELEDIGWDGDVRSKLWRYNQHYFDDLNAKGAGDRADWHRHLLQRWVLDNPPADGSGWEPYPTSLRIVNWVKWALAGHSLPDECRESLAVQARWLSRRLEIHLLGNHLFANAKALVFAGAFFTGPEAERWLRTGFRILEREVSEQILPDGGHFERSTMYHALALEDMLDLMNLLRSLEPAGDLQDERLRTELGRFLSDWPARIQAMIGWLNAVRHPDGGISFFNDAAEGIAPGCESLMAYARRLGFETDTVFGELTHLIQSGYIRMANREACLFFDAAPVGPDYLPGHAHADTLSLELSLFGQRLFVNSGTSEYGLGQERLRQRSTAAHNTVEVNGTDSSEVWSGFRVARRAYPGKVKVDDSGGCLESRACHDGYHRLASPVSVCRAIALNENRLEIEDTLEGRFEVAVCRFYCHPSVRVEKVGQSALALQLPGSQRARVSFEGAASIEVENSTWHPRFGVAEPNQCIAVSFNGSRVLTKLEWSQC from the coding sequence ATGCTGGGGCCAACGCATTTCCGCTTCCTGGGGGAGGAAGGGGAACTCGAGGACATCGGCTGGGACGGGGATGTCCGGAGCAAGCTTTGGCGTTACAACCAGCATTACTTTGATGATTTGAATGCTAAGGGTGCGGGTGATCGTGCCGATTGGCACCGCCACCTCCTGCAGCGTTGGGTGCTTGATAACCCGCCTGCAGATGGCAGTGGTTGGGAACCCTACCCAACGTCACTTCGCATCGTGAACTGGGTGAAGTGGGCGCTTGCGGGGCATTCGTTACCGGATGAATGTAGAGAGAGCCTGGCGGTACAGGCCCGTTGGTTATCCCGGCGGTTGGAAATTCACCTGCTGGGCAATCATCTGTTTGCGAACGCCAAGGCGTTGGTGTTTGCAGGCGCTTTTTTCACCGGCCCTGAAGCCGAGCGGTGGCTGAGAACCGGGTTCCGGATTCTTGAGCGCGAGGTGTCTGAGCAGATTTTACCCGATGGCGGTCACTTTGAGCGCAGCACGATGTACCACGCTCTGGCATTGGAAGACATGCTGGATCTGATGAACCTGCTGCGCAGCCTTGAGCCTGCGGGTGATCTTCAGGATGAACGTTTGCGTACCGAACTGGGGCGGTTTCTGAGCGACTGGCCAGCCCGCATTCAGGCCATGATTGGCTGGCTGAATGCGGTGCGGCACCCGGATGGCGGGATCTCCTTCTTCAACGATGCGGCCGAAGGCATCGCGCCCGGTTGTGAGTCCTTAATGGCTTATGCCCGGCGTTTGGGATTTGAAACTGACACTGTCTTCGGGGAGCTGACGCACCTCATTCAGAGCGGTTATATCCGGATGGCCAATCGGGAGGCCTGTCTGTTTTTTGATGCCGCACCTGTGGGCCCGGATTACCTTCCCGGGCATGCCCATGCCGATACTTTAAGTCTGGAGTTGAGTCTGTTCGGGCAAAGGCTGTTTGTTAACTCGGGCACGTCAGAGTACGGGCTCGGCCAAGAGCGGCTCCGTCAGCGCAGTACGGCAGCCCACAATACCGTCGAGGTAAATGGAACGGATTCCTCTGAGGTATGGAGTGGATTTCGCGTGGCCCGAAGGGCGTATCCGGGGAAGGTTAAAGTCGATGATTCCGGAGGCTGTTTGGAGTCCAGGGCCTGCCATGACGGCTATCATCGCCTGGCCAGTCCGGTGTCTGTATGTCGTGCCATTGCGCTCAATGAAAATCGGTTGGAAATCGAGGATACCCTGGAGGGCCGGTTTGAAGTGGCGGTATGTCGTTTCTATTGCCATCCCTCGGTGAGGGTTGAAAAGGTCGGCCAGAGTGCCCTGGCTCTGCAGTTGCCCGGCAGCCAGCGGGCTAGGGTGAGCTTTGAGGGAGCGGCAAGTATTGAAGTTGAAAATTCCACCTGGCATCCCCGGTTTGGGGTTGCTGAGCCGAACCAGTGTATTGCGGTGAGTTTTAACGGTAGCCGTGTTTTAACCAAGCTTGAATGGAGTCAATGTTGA
- a CDS encoding polysaccharide biosynthesis tyrosine autokinase, whose translation MTDTTATNLSYQTNAPQDDEIDLLGLLGPLWDGKWLIAAVTLVFTAIGVFYALVQPSVYRANALIQVEEKQGGLPGMEELGGLLETPSNAETEIQLIKSRRVLGGVVENLNLEITVRPDYFPLIGATIARRYNGGEGELAEPMWGEGYAWGGEKLTITRMEVPGEHGTFLLEAGDKNNWRLYNGDEELVLEGQTNTPAEVNGFGLMVTELVAHPGTRFNVSKRSQYAATMDLQKEVSASEKGRGSGVIELAYENTNPAVAEHVLAEVSQNYVRQNVERASAEAAKSLEFLRNSLPEVRKELEAAEQKLNQYQVEEETIDITAEGTALLEQIVAFETRISELEFQRAEIDQRFQPTHPRYKAWASQMAELKQRRAELNQRLSGLPETQQRLVRLRRDVEVGNKIYLQMLSNIQQLDIARAGTIGNVRLVDESAVNNAEPVKPKRSMIAMVAVVLGGMVGVGIVMLRSALNRGVENPEDIEKIGLPVYASIPLSENQSQLAKTMNKVRGRHRDRAPGLLAVVNPADLAVESLRSLRTSLYFGMMNAKNNVLMISGPSPEVGKSFVSANLAAVTAIADQRVLLVDGDMRRGFSHDFFRVRKEQGLSDFLAGKATMDEVVLHSDLKNLDFISRGTIPPNPSELLMSRRFDEFLAAISPQYDLVIVDTPPILAVTDAAVVGKHAGTTMLVTRFGVNPLKEIEVTKRRFEQNGIDVKGVVFNAVVKKSSTYGYYNYRYEVEKP comes from the coding sequence ATGACCGACACCACCGCAACCAACCTGAGCTATCAGACGAACGCCCCGCAGGATGACGAAATCGACCTGCTCGGCCTGCTTGGCCCTCTCTGGGATGGCAAATGGCTGATTGCCGCCGTAACGTTGGTGTTCACCGCCATCGGCGTGTTCTACGCCTTGGTTCAGCCGTCGGTGTACCGGGCCAACGCGCTTATCCAGGTAGAAGAAAAACAGGGTGGCCTCCCGGGCATGGAAGAACTTGGAGGGTTGCTGGAAACACCCTCCAACGCTGAAACAGAGATTCAGCTGATCAAAAGTCGTCGTGTACTGGGCGGCGTGGTAGAAAACCTGAACCTAGAAATTACCGTAAGGCCTGATTATTTCCCGCTGATTGGCGCCACCATTGCGCGGCGATACAACGGTGGTGAAGGCGAGTTAGCCGAGCCTATGTGGGGTGAAGGCTACGCCTGGGGTGGAGAAAAACTCACGATTACCCGCATGGAGGTCCCGGGTGAGCATGGCACTTTCCTATTGGAGGCTGGTGATAAGAATAACTGGCGTCTGTATAACGGAGATGAAGAATTGGTGTTGGAAGGCCAAACAAACACTCCAGCAGAGGTCAACGGCTTTGGGTTGATGGTCACGGAACTTGTGGCCCACCCCGGCACCCGTTTCAATGTGTCCAAGCGAAGTCAGTATGCGGCTACCATGGATCTACAAAAAGAGGTTTCTGCCTCCGAGAAGGGCAGAGGGTCCGGTGTTATCGAGTTGGCGTACGAAAACACCAACCCTGCTGTGGCCGAACACGTGTTGGCAGAGGTAAGCCAAAACTACGTCCGTCAAAACGTAGAACGTGCCAGTGCCGAGGCGGCCAAATCCCTCGAATTTCTCCGCAATTCCCTACCTGAAGTAAGGAAGGAACTGGAAGCTGCTGAGCAAAAGCTGAACCAATACCAGGTGGAAGAAGAAACCATCGATATTACCGCCGAGGGAACTGCACTCTTAGAGCAAATCGTGGCGTTCGAAACCCGCATCTCCGAGCTCGAGTTCCAGCGCGCCGAAATTGACCAACGCTTCCAACCCACACATCCCCGTTACAAGGCTTGGGCCTCCCAGATGGCCGAGCTCAAGCAGCGCCGGGCTGAACTGAATCAGAGGCTCAGCGGCCTTCCTGAGACCCAGCAGAGACTGGTCCGGCTGCGCCGGGATGTAGAGGTAGGCAACAAAATATATCTGCAAATGCTATCGAACATTCAGCAGCTGGACATCGCCCGGGCTGGTACCATTGGCAATGTAAGACTCGTGGATGAGTCGGCAGTCAACAATGCTGAGCCGGTAAAACCAAAGCGCTCGATGATCGCAATGGTAGCGGTGGTGTTGGGGGGAATGGTCGGCGTAGGTATAGTCATGCTCAGATCAGCCTTGAACCGCGGCGTGGAAAATCCGGAAGACATTGAGAAAATTGGCTTGCCGGTCTATGCGAGCATTCCGCTGTCTGAAAATCAGTCTCAACTGGCCAAGACAATGAATAAGGTCCGGGGCCGACATCGTGATAGAGCCCCTGGCCTGCTTGCTGTCGTCAATCCGGCTGACCTGGCTGTTGAATCCTTGCGAAGCCTCCGAACCAGTCTTTACTTCGGCATGATGAACGCCAAAAACAACGTTCTCATGATCTCCGGCCCGAGCCCTGAGGTGGGTAAAAGCTTCGTGTCCGCCAATCTCGCCGCGGTAACCGCCATTGCGGATCAGCGAGTGCTGCTGGTTGATGGCGATATGCGCCGGGGCTTCTCCCATGACTTTTTCAGAGTGCGGAAGGAGCAAGGACTGTCTGACTTTCTTGCCGGCAAGGCAACCATGGATGAGGTTGTTCTGCATTCGGATCTGAAGAACTTGGATTTCATCTCCCGCGGAACAATTCCTCCAAACCCATCTGAATTGTTGATGAGCCGACGATTCGATGAGTTTCTGGCCGCAATTTCCCCACAATATGACCTCGTAATTGTAGACACGCCGCCTATCCTAGCCGTGACGGATGCCGCAGTGGTGGGGAAGCATGCAGGTACCACAATGCTGGTTACCCGGTTTGGGGTGAATCCGCTGAAAGAGATAGAGGTTACCAAACGTCGGTTTGAGCAAAATGGCATTGATGTAAAGGGTGTTGTTTTTAATGCCGTTGTCAAAAAATCCTCGACCTACGGTTACTACAATTACAGATACGAAGTCGAAAAGCCTTGA
- a CDS encoding glycosyltransferase family 4 protein, translating to MLRILCLCFYFEPDLSAGSFKNSALVKELAKQLPEGSQVDVITTLPNRYASFAASAPEDERWGNIRIRRVALPGHQSGMVDQSRSFASYARQVMKMTAGEDYDLVYASSSRLMMSVLGGWVSWRKNIPFYLDIRDIFVDTIKDVLPATITTFAMPVFSQMEKWAVRRASRVNVVSGGFVPYFQKHFPGIELSGFTNGIDQEFLDAAPSDQSMLNKPVPEVLYAGNMGEGQGLHHIIPPLAKRFEGKLTFRLIGGGGRLQQLKDNLKAQGCTNVTLDDPVPRHELVNVYANADILFLHLNDFDAFKKVLPSKIFEYGALGKPVWAGVGGFSADFIRENLDNAAVFSPCDVDAAAESFQELEMKVAPRKEFTERFSRSRIIERMAAEIIRTAG from the coding sequence ATGTTGAGAATTCTCTGCCTGTGTTTTTATTTTGAACCGGATCTTTCAGCCGGTTCGTTCAAGAACAGTGCGTTGGTGAAGGAGCTGGCGAAGCAGTTGCCGGAGGGGAGTCAGGTGGATGTTATTACCACCTTGCCGAACCGCTATGCGTCCTTTGCCGCCAGCGCGCCTGAGGACGAGCGGTGGGGTAACATTCGTATCCGGCGGGTGGCTTTGCCTGGTCATCAAAGTGGCATGGTGGATCAGTCGCGCTCGTTTGCGAGTTACGCACGCCAGGTAATGAAGATGACAGCTGGAGAGGACTACGATCTGGTGTACGCCAGTTCTTCACGCTTGATGATGTCTGTCCTCGGCGGTTGGGTCTCCTGGCGCAAAAACATTCCATTTTATCTGGATATTCGCGACATCTTCGTAGACACCATAAAAGATGTTTTGCCCGCCACGATTACCACGTTTGCTATGCCGGTGTTTTCCCAAATGGAGAAGTGGGCGGTGCGCAGGGCGAGCCGGGTGAACGTTGTTTCCGGTGGCTTTGTGCCGTATTTCCAGAAGCACTTTCCCGGGATTGAGCTGTCCGGCTTTACCAATGGCATTGATCAGGAATTTCTGGATGCGGCGCCATCTGACCAAAGCATGCTGAACAAGCCTGTGCCGGAGGTGCTGTATGCCGGCAATATGGGCGAAGGTCAGGGGTTGCACCATATCATTCCACCCCTGGCAAAGCGCTTTGAGGGAAAACTGACGTTTCGGCTGATTGGTGGTGGTGGCCGGTTGCAGCAGTTGAAAGACAACCTCAAGGCGCAGGGCTGCACGAACGTGACTCTGGATGATCCGGTACCAAGGCACGAGCTGGTTAATGTGTACGCTAACGCCGATATTCTTTTTCTGCATTTGAATGACTTCGACGCATTCAAGAAAGTGCTGCCTTCCAAAATCTTTGAATACGGTGCGCTTGGCAAACCGGTATGGGCTGGCGTTGGCGGATTTTCCGCCGATTTCATACGGGAAAATCTGGATAACGCGGCCGTGTTTTCGCCTTGTGATGTCGACGCTGCGGCAGAGTCTTTTCAGGAGCTTGAAATGAAGGTGGCACCACGAAAAGAGTTTACGGAACGGTTTTCCCGCAGCCGGATTATTGAGCGTATGGCGGCCGAAATTATACGGACAGCAGGGTAG
- the wecB gene encoding non-hydrolyzing UDP-N-acetylglucosamine 2-epimerase: MLIDIIAGARPNFMKIAPIIKALEDRASEGDALRYRLVHTGQHYDAQMSGAFFEQLGIPKPEVNLEIGGGTQAEQAAGIMVSYEKLLMESPSALCLVVGDVTSTMACAIAAQKLNIPVAHVEAGIRSGDWTMPEEVNRMVTDSITNWFFTTSEWAGANLKKGGVAEDRIFFVGNTMIDTLLANMPRFSPPDFWEETRLEPGQYFVVTLHRPANVDASGAFAEMLQAIGESTRGLPVVFPVHPRTAKTLRDVIDLPENLVFVDPQPYLQFNYLVKNAKAVITDSGGITEETTVMGVPCVTLRDNTERPETVEMGTNELVGTNPAALRPALDRLFAGNWKQGGIPPLWDGKTSERIVEALEQLLCR; the protein is encoded by the coding sequence ATGCTGATCGACATCATTGCGGGCGCACGCCCGAATTTCATGAAAATTGCTCCAATCATCAAAGCTTTGGAGGACCGGGCTTCGGAAGGTGATGCTTTGCGCTATCGCCTGGTGCATACCGGGCAGCATTATGATGCGCAGATGTCCGGGGCGTTCTTTGAGCAACTTGGTATTCCCAAGCCCGAGGTAAACCTGGAGATTGGTGGTGGCACCCAGGCTGAGCAAGCCGCGGGCATCATGGTGAGCTATGAAAAGCTGCTGATGGAAAGCCCCAGCGCGCTTTGCCTGGTGGTGGGCGATGTGACGTCCACCATGGCCTGTGCCATTGCGGCGCAAAAGCTGAATATCCCTGTGGCGCACGTGGAAGCCGGTATTCGCTCCGGAGACTGGACCATGCCGGAGGAGGTCAACCGCATGGTCACCGACAGTATTACCAACTGGTTCTTTACCACCAGTGAGTGGGCGGGAGCTAACCTGAAAAAAGGCGGGGTTGCGGAAGACCGGATCTTCTTCGTGGGCAACACCATGATTGATACCTTGCTGGCGAACATGCCGCGTTTCAGCCCGCCGGATTTCTGGGAGGAAACGCGGCTGGAGCCGGGTCAGTATTTTGTCGTCACCTTGCACCGCCCGGCCAATGTCGATGCCTCTGGCGCTTTCGCTGAAATGTTGCAGGCCATTGGTGAGAGTACTCGGGGTTTACCCGTGGTGTTTCCGGTGCATCCACGTACGGCTAAAACCCTTCGGGATGTCATCGATCTGCCGGAAAACCTGGTGTTTGTGGACCCTCAGCCTTACCTGCAGTTCAACTACCTGGTGAAAAACGCCAAGGCAGTAATTACGGATTCCGGCGGTATTACCGAGGAGACAACCGTAATGGGCGTGCCCTGCGTGACTCTGCGTGACAACACGGAGCGACCGGAAACGGTGGAAATGGGCACCAATGAGTTGGTGGGAACCAACCCGGCGGCGCTGCGGCCTGCGTTGGATCGGTTATTTGCCGGAAACTGGAAACAGGGCGGTATTCCGCCGCTGTGGGATGGCAAAACCAGTGAGCGCATTGTTGAGGCACTGGAGCAGTTGCTTTGCCGGTGA
- a CDS encoding bi-domain-containing oxidoreductase translates to MRQILQNLANGDTTLTDVPSPKSKPGYLLISSQQTLVSAGTERMLVDFGKANWINKARQQPDKVRMVLDKVRTDGLATTLDAVQSKLDQPLALGYCNVGRVAEVGAGVDGFAVGDRVVSNGNHAQVVNVPKNLCARIPDSVSDEHASFTVLGAIGLQGIRLVNPTLGECVVVTGLGLIGLLTVQMLRAQGCRVLGIDFDPARLEMAKRFGAEVVNPGAGEDVLSAATAFSRGRGVDAVIITASTKSNEPVSQAANMCRQRGRIVLVGVTGLELSRADFYEKELSFQVSCSYGPGRYDPAYEEGGQDYPVGFVRWTEQRNFEAVLDLMASGQLDLEPLISHRFDLVDAVSAYDLLSSGESSLGILLKYPEAEGVGPRVVELAPARETPVVASGAAGVGFLGAGNYAGRVLIPAFKAAGADLQTVVSGGGVSSVHYGKKHGFRNASTDGAAMLADEAVNTVVIATRHNAHARQVIDALQAGKHVFCEKPLCLTQDELKAIKAEADQRPDQLLMIGFNRRFAPQVITMKSLLDTVAEPKNLVMTVNAGDIPTDHWTQDPEVGGGRIVGEGCHFIDLLRHLVGAPIVSHHSVALGRHPTLEVRDDKATITLSFADGSIGTVHYLANGDKGFPKERLEVFCAGRVLQLDNFRKLKAFGWPGAKDSRLWRQDKGQNACASAFISAIKQGGAAPISRDEIFEVSRVTLEVAEQLRN, encoded by the coding sequence ATGAGACAAATTTTACAAAACCTTGCCAATGGCGACACCACATTGACAGATGTGCCTTCCCCAAAAAGCAAACCTGGCTATTTGTTAATTTCGAGTCAACAAACCTTAGTTAGTGCCGGAACCGAGCGGATGCTGGTAGATTTCGGCAAGGCTAACTGGATCAACAAGGCGCGACAGCAACCGGACAAGGTGCGCATGGTGTTGGACAAGGTTCGCACTGACGGCCTGGCCACAACGCTTGACGCGGTGCAGAGCAAACTGGATCAGCCACTGGCACTTGGCTACTGCAATGTGGGGAGAGTGGCGGAAGTGGGGGCTGGCGTTGATGGTTTTGCGGTGGGCGATCGGGTAGTTAGCAATGGCAACCACGCTCAGGTGGTGAATGTGCCTAAAAACTTGTGTGCGCGTATTCCGGACTCGGTGTCTGATGAGCATGCCAGTTTTACTGTGCTTGGGGCCATTGGTTTGCAGGGCATCCGGTTGGTGAATCCCACCTTGGGCGAATGTGTTGTGGTTACCGGCCTGGGGTTGATCGGTTTGCTGACCGTTCAGATGCTGCGGGCGCAGGGCTGCCGTGTGTTGGGTATTGATTTTGATCCAGCCCGGCTGGAAATGGCCAAACGCTTCGGTGCCGAGGTGGTAAACCCCGGTGCGGGCGAAGATGTTCTTTCTGCTGCTACCGCGTTTTCCCGTGGCCGGGGCGTGGATGCGGTAATCATTACCGCCTCTACCAAGAGTAATGAGCCTGTCAGCCAGGCTGCGAATATGTGCCGCCAGCGTGGCCGGATTGTGCTGGTGGGTGTGACCGGTCTGGAGTTGTCCCGTGCGGATTTCTACGAGAAGGAACTGAGCTTTCAGGTCAGCTGCTCCTACGGGCCTGGGCGGTATGATCCCGCCTATGAAGAAGGCGGTCAGGACTATCCTGTGGGCTTTGTGCGCTGGACAGAGCAGCGCAACTTTGAGGCGGTGTTGGACCTGATGGCCTCTGGTCAGCTGGACCTGGAGCCGCTCATCAGCCACCGGTTTGATTTAGTCGACGCGGTGTCGGCCTATGATCTGCTGTCATCCGGTGAATCCTCTCTCGGCATCTTGCTGAAGTATCCGGAAGCGGAAGGTGTTGGCCCAAGGGTTGTGGAGCTGGCGCCCGCCAGGGAAACGCCTGTCGTTGCCAGTGGTGCAGCCGGGGTTGGTTTTCTTGGTGCCGGGAATTACGCGGGGCGGGTTTTGATTCCAGCCTTCAAGGCAGCCGGAGCCGATTTGCAAACGGTGGTAAGCGGCGGTGGTGTCAGCTCCGTGCACTATGGCAAGAAACACGGATTCCGCAATGCCTCAACAGACGGCGCCGCCATGTTGGCGGATGAGGCGGTGAATACCGTGGTCATTGCCACCCGCCACAATGCCCATGCCCGGCAGGTGATTGATGCCTTGCAGGCTGGCAAGCATGTGTTCTGTGAAAAGCCTTTGTGCCTCACCCAGGATGAACTGAAGGCTATAAAAGCCGAAGCCGACCAGCGCCCGGACCAGTTGCTGATGATTGGTTTCAACCGGCGATTTGCGCCTCAAGTTATCACCATGAAATCTCTGCTGGATACCGTTGCAGAGCCCAAGAACCTGGTGATGACGGTGAATGCCGGTGACATCCCCACCGACCACTGGACTCAGGACCCGGAAGTGGGCGGTGGCCGTATTGTGGGTGAGGGCTGTCACTTTATTGATCTCCTGCGCCACTTGGTGGGTGCGCCTATTGTAAGCCATCACAGCGTAGCCCTGGGTCGGCACCCGACCCTCGAGGTGCGGGACGACAAGGCGACCATCACGCTTAGCTTTGCGGATGGCTCTATCGGCACCGTGCATTACCTGGCTAACGGCGACAAGGGCTTTCCGAAGGAGCGCCTGGAGGTGTTCTGTGCTGGCCGGGTGTTGCAGCTGGATAACTTCCGTAAGCTGAAAGCGTTTGGCTGGCCCGGTGCCAAGGACAGCCGGCTGTGGCGGCAGGATAAAGGTCAGAACGCCTGTGCCTCGGCCTTTATAAGTGCAATCAAACAGGGCGGTGCAGCACCGATTTCCCGGGATGAGATTTTTGAGGTATCTCGGGTGACTCTGGAAGTGGCTGAGCAACTGCGCAACTGA
- a CDS encoding acyltransferase yields MINMRSFLVVSYEALQFFLFCLPRYKFLNKVKAFFLRLNGSIVGRRVVFYPGIWIAPGRKLVLEDDVDIALGVLITSSGGVEIGARSLIGYRAQIISANHKIPKNRGRIFGSGHDKAKVTIGRDVWIGANCVILPGVTIGEGAVVAAGSVVNKDIEPYTIVGGIPAKKLKDRD; encoded by the coding sequence ATGATAAATATGCGCAGTTTTTTGGTTGTTTCCTATGAGGCTTTGCAATTTTTTTTATTTTGTTTGCCTCGGTATAAGTTCCTGAATAAGGTAAAGGCCTTTTTTTTAAGACTTAACGGATCAATAGTAGGTAGGCGAGTTGTTTTTTATCCTGGCATTTGGATTGCACCGGGCCGGAAGCTAGTTTTAGAGGATGATGTAGATATAGCCCTAGGGGTATTAATAACATCGTCCGGCGGAGTGGAAATTGGAGCAAGGTCATTGATAGGCTATCGTGCTCAAATTATTTCCGCGAACCATAAAATCCCTAAAAATAGGGGTAGGATTTTCGGTTCCGGACATGATAAGGCAAAGGTTACGATCGGTCGTGATGTGTGGATTGGAGCTAACTGCGTTATTTTGCCGGGAGTAACGATTGGCGAAGGGGCTGTTGTAGCTGCCGGAAGCGTCGTTAATAAAGATATTGAACCTTATACAATTGTCGGTGGCATTCCGGCGAAAAAACTTAAAGATCGTGACTGA
- a CDS encoding glycosyltransferase yields the protein MNLLLDVGSIKTGGGLQLAINFLKYLESKEVKKNLESVYVLRPEKGPLSDDKYYEFVCDGVLTYPDSYIKRKMFEVFTLDKFLRTNNIDIAYTFFGSGLGDLKNVRKVVSVAYPIICYPDSSYWDYLPFFKKFKKKLVNDFRRNRIKKADTVIVETEVMRYRLHKFLDLAFSRLTTIPPSPSSFVSDVGYENKGEENRILLLGGTDPHKNLWRLPSISNSLEKIGVVDYCFILSVSEEAFDDCLELMGVDLKFNRDKFRFVGSIHPEKINEIYASADFLMNVSDLESFSNNYMEAWKAGIPLICSDRDFSRNICKGSAVYIEPHDAEGAAEGIKLLIDDKSSQQNLVEEGKVQLSRLPTINEKFEMIFGLLK from the coding sequence ATGAATTTGTTGCTTGATGTTGGTTCTATTAAAACGGGAGGTGGGCTTCAGTTAGCCATTAACTTCCTTAAATATCTTGAGTCTAAAGAAGTAAAAAAAAATTTAGAGTCTGTTTATGTGCTACGACCGGAAAAAGGCCCTCTCTCTGATGATAAATACTATGAGTTTGTTTGTGACGGTGTTTTAACTTATCCAGACTCCTACATAAAAAGAAAAATGTTTGAGGTCTTTACGTTGGATAAATTTTTGCGCACGAACAATATCGATATAGCATATACCTTTTTCGGGTCAGGTCTTGGTGATCTTAAAAATGTTCGTAAAGTCGTTTCTGTTGCTTACCCTATAATTTGTTATCCAGATAGCTCATATTGGGACTATTTGCCCTTCTTTAAAAAATTTAAAAAGAAGTTAGTTAATGATTTTAGACGCAATCGCATAAAAAAAGCCGATACGGTCATCGTAGAAACTGAGGTGATGCGTTATAGACTTCACAAGTTCTTAGATTTAGCCTTCTCCAGGTTGACAACTATTCCTCCTTCCCCTTCAAGTTTCGTAAGTGATGTGGGTTATGAAAATAAAGGTGAAGAGAATCGTATTCTGCTTCTTGGAGGGACTGATCCGCATAAAAATTTATGGCGACTTCCCAGTATAAGTAATTCTTTGGAAAAAATTGGGGTAGTAGATTATTGCTTTATTTTATCGGTTTCGGAAGAAGCGTTTGATGATTGCTTGGAGTTGATGGGAGTTGATTTAAAATTTAATCGTGATAAATTCCGTTTTGTCGGTTCCATTCATCCGGAAAAAATAAATGAAATTTATGCCTCTGCGGATTTCTTAATGAATGTGAGCGACCTCGAAAGTTTTAGTAATAACTACATGGAAGCATGGAAGGCGGGTATTCCCTTAATATGCAGTGACAGGGATTTTTCTAGAAATATTTGCAAAGGTTCTGCAGTGTATATCGAGCCCCATGATGCTGAAGGTGCGGCTGAGGGTATTAAATTGTTAATTGATGATAAGAGTTCACAGCAGAATCTGGTAGAAGAGGGAAAAGTACAGTTGTCTAGGCTGCCGACAATCAATGAAAAATTTGAGATGATATTTGGTTTGCTAAAATGA
- a CDS encoding low molecular weight protein-tyrosine-phosphatase: protein MFNNILIVCIGNICRSPMAEYLLRARLPENGGKEVYSAGIGALVDEAADDTALELLKEQGIDAIAHRAQQVTQEMLVDADLILVMEESHLKRLHEIAPQIRGRAFLLGKWQNDQPVPDPYRQQRPAFEHAFKLIDQAIESWLKHLGN from the coding sequence ATGTTCAACAACATTCTCATTGTATGTATAGGCAACATCTGCCGCAGCCCCATGGCAGAATACCTGCTGCGGGCGCGGCTGCCTGAAAATGGCGGCAAAGAGGTATACTCTGCTGGCATAGGCGCACTGGTAGATGAAGCGGCAGACGACACCGCTCTTGAATTGCTGAAAGAGCAGGGCATAGATGCCATCGCCCATCGGGCTCAGCAAGTCACCCAAGAAATGCTGGTGGATGCAGACCTGATCCTGGTCATGGAAGAGAGCCATCTCAAGCGCCTACACGAAATCGCCCCGCAAATCCGCGGCCGCGCCTTCCTGCTGGGCAAATGGCAAAATGACCAGCCGGTGCCAGACCCCTACCGCCAACAGCGCCCGGCCTTCGAACACGCCTTCAAACTGATAGACCAAGCCATCGAAAGTTGGCTCAAACACCTGGGTAACTGA